A genomic stretch from Bradyrhizobium quebecense includes:
- a CDS encoding SPW repeat protein, which produces MSDNRFFGTHRPWEDWLGMLLGVLIMVSPWFPIQVSDVVDVERSHLVLNSFVVGMLVLGLAQLEYVALHRWEEVASIVLGLWLIASPNIFGYSEDQALQLWHILLGGLVAMIGALQLWQDWNLSEQDLAKHPQ; this is translated from the coding sequence ATGTCGGACAATCGTTTCTTCGGCACACACCGCCCCTGGGAGGACTGGCTCGGCATGCTGCTCGGCGTGCTGATCATGGTCTCGCCCTGGTTTCCGATCCAGGTCAGCGACGTCGTCGATGTCGAGCGCAGCCACCTGGTGCTCAACAGCTTCGTGGTCGGCATGCTGGTGCTGGGCCTCGCTCAGCTCGAATATGTCGCGCTGCACCGCTGGGAGGAGGTGGCGAGCATCGTGCTCGGCCTCTGGCTGATCGCGTCGCCCAACATCTTCGGCTATTCGGAAGACCAGGCGCTGCAGCTCTGGCACATCCTGCTCGGAGGGCTGGTCGCCATGATCGGCGCCTTGCAGCTCTGGCAGGACTGGAACCTGAGCGAGCAGGACCTGGCCAAGCATCCGCAATAG
- a CDS encoding tetratricopeptide repeat protein, protein MRILACLTAALLGAALTLPNPPKAAAADDPSWQTCIGATTDPGDRVTACTAVIDGKTQTGRRLAGAYCNRGHGLTEKRELDAALADLNEAIKLDPAYACAYTNRGRVYALKRDLDHAIADYDEAIRIDPAFALAYNNRGDAWLNKGDLDRALADLSLAIKYNPQLATAYGNRGFVYYRKRDAAHAIADYTTEIKLEPNALAYINRGNVYRDAEQLDRAAADYGEAAKIAPTDARGWRNRGMIRLFQGDNKGGLADYDKALQYDPADVYSWNNRGQAKLRLGDSKGAAADFRKALELQPDLKSAREALARLGGAR, encoded by the coding sequence ATGCGCATTTTGGCCTGCCTGACCGCCGCATTGCTCGGCGCCGCGTTGACGCTGCCAAATCCTCCGAAAGCGGCGGCAGCCGATGATCCTAGCTGGCAGACTTGCATCGGCGCCACGACGGACCCAGGCGATCGCGTCACCGCCTGCACGGCCGTGATCGACGGCAAGACCCAGACCGGGAGGCGGCTGGCCGGGGCCTATTGCAACCGCGGCCACGGACTGACCGAAAAGCGTGAGCTCGACGCCGCGCTTGCCGACCTCAACGAGGCCATCAAGCTCGATCCCGCCTATGCCTGTGCCTACACCAACCGCGGCCGGGTTTACGCCTTGAAGCGCGATCTCGACCATGCGATCGCCGATTACGACGAGGCGATCCGCATCGATCCGGCCTTCGCGCTGGCCTACAACAATCGCGGCGATGCGTGGCTCAACAAGGGCGATCTCGACCGCGCGCTGGCCGATCTCAGCCTCGCCATCAAATACAATCCGCAGCTCGCCACCGCCTATGGCAATCGCGGCTTTGTCTATTACCGCAAGCGCGATGCGGCGCATGCGATCGCCGACTACACCACCGAGATCAAGCTCGAGCCCAACGCGCTCGCCTACATCAACCGCGGCAATGTCTATCGCGATGCCGAGCAGCTCGATCGCGCTGCCGCCGATTACGGCGAGGCGGCGAAGATTGCGCCGACCGATGCGCGCGGCTGGCGCAACCGCGGCATGATCCGGCTCTTCCAGGGCGACAATAAGGGCGGGCTCGCCGACTACGACAAGGCGCTGCAATACGATCCCGCCGACGTCTATTCTTGGAACAACCGCGGCCAGGCCAAGCTGCGGCTCGGCGACAGCAAAGGCGCGGCGGCCGATTTTCGCAAGGCGCTGGAGCTGCAGCCCGATCTGAAGTCCGCCAGGGAGGCGCTCGCGCGGCTTGGCGGGGCGCGCTAA